Proteins encoded together in one Diceros bicornis minor isolate mBicDic1 chromosome 18, mDicBic1.mat.cur, whole genome shotgun sequence window:
- the TBX2 gene encoding T-box transcription factor TBX2: MREPALAASAMAYHPFHAPRPADFPMSAFLAAAQPSFFPALALPPGALAKPLPDPGLAGAAAAAAAAAAAAAEAGLHVSALGPHPPAAHLRSLKSLEPEDEVEDDPKVTLEAKELWDQFHKLGTEMVITKSGRRMFPPFKVRVSGLDKKAKYILLMDIVAADDCRYKFHNSRWMVAGKADPEMPKRMYIHPDSPATGEQWMAKPVAFHKLKLTNNISDKHGFTILNSMHKYQPRFHIVRANDILKLPYSTFRTYVFPETDFIAVTAYQNDKITQLKIDNNPFAKGFRDTGNGRREKRKQLTLPSLRLYEEHCKPERDGAESDASSCDPPPAREPPLSPGAAPSPLRGHRTRAEEKSCAADSDPEPERLSEERAGPALGRSPALDGGSSPRLTEPERARERRSPERGKEPAESSGDGPFGLRSLEKERAEGRRKDEGRKEVGEGKDPGLAPLVVQTDSASPLGAGHLPGLAFSGHLHGQQFFGPLGAGQPLFLHPGQFAMGPGAFSAMGMGHLLASVAGGGGNGGGGGPGTATGLDAAGLGPAASAATTAAPFPFHLSQHMLASQGIPMPTFGGLFPYPYTYMAAAAAAASALPATSAAAAAAAAAGSLSRSPFLGSARPRLRFSPYQIPVAIPPSTSLLSTGLAAEGSKAAGGNSRESSPLPELALRKVGVPPRGALSPSGSAKEAASELQSIQRLVSGLESQRALSPSRESPK; encoded by the exons ATGAGAGAGCCGGCGCTGGCGGCCAGCGCCATGGCTTACCACCCCTTCCACGCGCCACGGCCGGCCGACTTCCCCATGTCTGCCTTCCTGGCGGCGGCGCAGCCCTCCTTCTTCCCGGCGCTCGCACTGCCGCCCGGCGCGCTGGCCAAGCCGCTGCCCGACCCGGGCCTGGCGggggcggcggccgcggcggcggcggcggcggcggccgcggccgAGGCGGGGCTGCACGTCTCGGCGCTCGGCCCGCACCCGCCCGCCGCGCATCTGCGCTCGCTTAAGAGCCTGGAGCCCGAGGACGAGGTGGAGGACGACCCCAAGGTGACGCTGGAGGCCAAGGAGCTGTGGGACCAGTTCCACAAGCTGGGCACCGAGATGGTCATCACCAAGTCCGGGAG GCGGATGTTTCCTCCCTTCAAGGTGCGAGTCAGCGGTCTGGACAAGAAGGCCAAATACATCCTGCTGATGGACATTGTGGCCGCTGATGACTGCCGGTATAAATTCCATAACTCGCGCTGGATGGTGGCGGGCAAGGCCGACCCCGAGATGCCCAAACGCATGTACATCCACCCAGACAGCCCGGCCACGGGAGAGCAGTGGATGGCTAAGCCTGTGGCCTTCCACAAGCTAAAGCTGACCAACAACATTTCCGACAAGCATGGCTTC ACCATCCTGAACTCCATGCACAAGTACCAACCGCGCTTCCACATCGTGCGAGCCAACGACATCCTGAAGCTGCCCTACAGCACCTTCCGCACCTACGTGTTCCCCGAGACCGACTTCATCGCGGTCACTGCCTACCAGAACGACAAG ATCACTCAGCTGAAGATTGACAACAACCCGTTTGCCAAGGGTTTCCGGGACACCGGGAACGGCCGGCGAGAGAAAAG GAAGCAGCTGACGCTGCCGTCTCTGCGCTTGTACGAGGAGCACTGCAAGCCGGAGCGCGACGGCGCCGAGTCGGATGCCTCGTCTTGCGACCCTCCCCCCGCGCGGGAGCCGCCACTCTCCCCCGGGGCAGCGCCTAGTCCCCTGCGCGGGCACCGGACCCGAG CCGAGGAGAAGTCGTGTGCCGCGGACAGCGACCCAGAGCCCGAGAGGCTGAGCGAGGAGCGCGCGGGGCCGGCGCTAGGCCGCAGCCCGGCCCTGGACGGCGGCAGCTCCCCTCGCTTGACCGAACCTGAGCGCGCCCGGGAGCGGCGCAGCCCCGAGAGGGGCAAGGAGCCGGCCGAGAGCAGCGGGGACGGCCCCTTTGGCCTGCGGAGCCTAGAGAAAGAGCGCGCCGAAGGCCGGCGGAAGGACGAGGGGCGCAAGGAGGTGGGCGAGGGCAAGGATCCCGGCCTGGCGCCACTGGTGGTGCAGACAGACAGTGCATCCCCCCTGGGCGCCGGACACCTGCCGGGCCTGGCTTTCTCGGGCCACCTGCATGGGCAGCAGTTCTTCGGGCCGCTGGGGGCCGGCCAGCCGCTCTTTCTGCACCCGGGACAGTTCGCCATGGGCCCCGGAGCCTTCTCCGCCATGGGCATGGGTCACCTGCTGGCCTCGGTGGCGGGCGGCGGCGGCAATGGCGGAGGCGGCGGGCCCGGGACCGCCACCGGGCTGGACGCAGCTGGGCTGGGCCCCGCGGCCAGCGCGGCAACCACCGCCGCGCCTTTCCCGTTCCATCTCTCCCAGCACATGCTGGCATCTCAG GGAATCCCAATGCCCACTTTCGGAGGCCTCTtcccctacccctacacctacatgGCAGCTGCTGCGGCAGCAGCCTCTGCTTTGCCAGCTACCAGTGCTGCGGCTGCAGCCGCTGCCGCTGCTGGCTCCCTATCCCGGAGCCCCTTTCTGGGCAGTGCCCGGCCCCGCCTGCGCTTCAGCCCCTACCAGATCCCGGTCGCCATCCCGCCTAGCACTAGCCTCCTCAGCACTGGGCTGGCGGCCGAGGGCTCCAAGGCTGCAGGCGGCAACAGCCGGGAGTCCAGCCCGCTGCCCGAGCTGGCTCTCCGCAAAGTGGGTGTCCCGCCCCGCGGTGCCCTATCGCCCAGCGGCTCAGCCAAAGAGGCGGCCAGTGAACTGCAGAGCATCCAGAGACTGGTGAGTGGGCTGGAGAGCCAGCGAGCCCTCTCTCCCAGCAGGGAGTCGCCCAAATGA